The DNA window GCATGTGTTTAATGGCAGTGAGTTCCAGTTTCAGTTCCTCAGGAGCCTGATGGAAGTAGGGCTGAGCTCAGGTTTGCAGCTGTGGGAATGATTCCTGCCTCTTCCTTACGTGCTCGGGAAGAGCACTGAGATATGGAGGTGCACGGAGCTGCCAAGCTCAGGGACATCCAGGTCCTTACCATGGCAGTCACCAATAAACAGATGAACAGAGACTTGTTGCTGTTCTTCAGTTTGGAAAGCGTCACGCAAGGCTTCAAAAGCCCAGGGATCAGATTTCAGTCGCAAGCTTGGGAAGTTGTCTCCATCACTGAGACAGCTCAGGTTCAGACCCTCCTTGCAGAGGAAGAGTAGCTGAGATCGCTGTGCTTGTCTGTGAGTAGGTGAATCATCAGTAGTATCGTGAAGGTTTGTAAGCAACAGTTTTCCCAGATGATGTTAGAAAGGGCTTGTCATTCTAGTGGAGTAATTAGAAAATGAACTCCTCTTCATCCACcccaaaatatgtttttctacattttctgaACTTAGCAGGAGCTTCACAGTTTCAGAAAGTGCAACTGATCCATGAAACAAATAACCTGATAGCTTGAGTCTCACACCTTCCATTAAGCAAAAGTAAACTTCTAAGAAAAACTATTTTACTAGTCATCTCTCAGTAggagatgaaatattttaaggagGTGGGTGCAAATGCCCTTTCAAGTGGCAtttctgaaagttttatttccttattcTGAGTAAGACATACATCTGTGCAGCTGTGTACTGCACTGAGAAGGCTGAAATAGCACTGGGCAATTTGCAGAGACCAACTTTTACTCTCAGAAAAAGCTCTCCCTTTGCTCTTTCCTAATGCCAGTCTCATCTTCATTCACACTGAACACACTAAGCCATAGCAATCAATTTCTGTTCCCCCTGGAGAAATCAATTAATTCTGATGCCTTCCAAACCTGGCTCTGTATTGCATTTACACAGAACTAGTAGCTAACTAGGCAAAACATCAGGACACTGATGGTGGTACAGTGagttatttaaatttatttacatCCTTAGCAAGGCTTACATTAATTTAAGCTTTCGCATTCATTGAAACCCAGCTTTTTAAACTTATCTTGTTAAGTCCActgaagacattaaaaattatgtagCCAATTTTAATAAGATACATATGAATGAGTCCAAGCTGTGCTTGTGTGTGCATTTTTGTGTAGTACAGCTGCTTCTTTATAAGGCTTTTGGCTTAGTAGCACTTtcatattttagttttaagTATCTGGCACTGAACGAAGAATCTGTGGCTTTCAAAGGTCGATCACTAGGTCAATTTAAAACTGTCTCATCAACGGATCTCAAACTTAGTCATTACGACAGGGATGGCAGTTAGGTTGGAGGACcagttctgaaatatttctttggaGAATTGATTCTTCCTTTTATCAGCAGAATGATGGACAATCTTGTATAGTGAAGTCTGAAGTTAGTGGAAAACTTCCTGTGTTGGTAAATAATAAATGGTCCATTGTGTCATGGCAGGGTAATCGGTATTACCTGGTTAAATGCTTTCAGTCCACCAAATTTGTGTTTTAATACTATAAAATGCAAGCTAGTATGCTGGGGAGCACAACAGTACAAGCCATGCCAATATGATGGAAGACTGTCCTGTAAAACTGTGTGTTTAGAATGGATGTAAGGGTCAAATAATTGCTACAAGATGAACTACCAGTGCAAGCTGTGCCTAAAGGGTTGATAGGAAATGGTTCAATCTTCTTGATTGCTTCCTTGAGGAAGTCTTTTTGAAAGCCTTGCTTGCCTTTGTGACCAGCTGAGAATGCACTTCTGGAAGGTTGATCTGTGTTTCATCACTGTGAGGACACGAGCTCTTTGGTCAAGTCGTCTTTCACAGATCCCAGTTTACAAAACTCTGCACAAATTCAttgtaagaaaaatattattccaACACTGTTTGTCAGATGCTAGGTTAGTAATCAAATATTTGTAGCGTCAACTGAAAAAACAGCGGAAAAGTCCTAAATAGCAACCAGGTTCAAAAAGGACCTGTCTCCTCTGCCTGTGAAATTTGACTCTGCTTTTTccacaaatactttttttcacTAATGCCATTTAGAATGACGCGATGTCAACACAGGAAAATAAGCTGTGCCTTGACATGTTTGGCTACAGGTCATGTGTTCTTTTGGATGCCAGAAGTCCATGCATGTGAACCCTCTAAGAGTGAACCACAGTAAAATTGTCCACAGACGCAAGTGTCCACCCATGTGAACCCAATTACATGACTAAGTTCTATCTTCTCTTACTGTACAAGAAGAGAATTAGATTGTGGTCTGTCAATAGAGTTTTAAATGCGCTTATACTTACAATCCAAAGAAACCCCGAAAAATTCCTTctgtttgtaattttctttctaaaattgCTTAGAGCTCCAGATGGCAAGAACTGCTAACCTACTTTTGTCGAGAAAACTACATTTCCTACTTAAAAAGGTAGAGTAAAATTGTATTACATTAGTAGGAGTAAATTTTCAAGAGCAAGAACATTGATCTGCATGCTCTGTAGTCTGCAGATCTGAGTCTGAGTGAGTCTCAGAAGTCTCAGTGAGTCTCTTTAGTCATCCTGGTGTGGATGAGAATGCAGATGTGTGTGTCCATGCATGGACACAGTGTCCAGTCACTCATGCAAGAGTTTGCCTACCTGACTCTCCTTGCTGGCACTGAACATTCCCACTTGGGCTGTGGGAACAtcagaatataaataaattttatgtcTCTCTGAACTGCCCTCAGGGAGCTGTTTCTGTCAACTGATCACCATTCTTGGATTTTGGACTTGATCCTCCACCCGTTCCCTGGTGTGTTGTTTAAGGCTGGACTCTAAACGTTGCTTGGCATCAGAACATATTCCTCTGATGTGCACACCTCAGGGACTGTCCCAAGAAAATACATTGCTGGAATGCTACGATCACGTTCCTCGTGTAACAGGCAGTCACAAATGAGGTGGGGCTCAGGCAGCCACTGCGAGTTCTGCACGTGCAGGGGGGACCTGCCAGTTTGTTTAAGTGAAGGTTCAAATGCCAGAAAGCAATGGAGGTGGATGACACTGTCAAGCTGCCTCACAGATGTTTGGCTTTCTATACCACCCCCTCTATTCCCCTTTCACCACAGACCTCTGATCATCCCCTCTACTGAGGGACCCAAAGCAGTCCCtacagctgcactgctggatgACCACAGGAATACATCAACTGCCTCCACTTTTGGAACTGATattacagaaattattctgGCTTGAGACGAACTGGTGAGGGAATCCTTGCAGTTCTTGCACTAATTTTCATTGACCACTTAACTATCAAGCAGCAGTTCCCTTGTTTCCAAAGACTGATTTCTTTCcagttaataaaaaattaaatactgaagcaattaatattaaaatgtcACTTCTGATAACTGCATATAAACCCTGGAGAGTCATTGTGTTCTGCAGCATTTACATACTCAAAAATTCTGAAAGTTCTTGGTCCAAAGCTCATTGAATGAAACCTGTGTTTCCTGGTGATACAGGAGGAGGTTATTACAGCTTCTTCAGGGTATGTTGAGTGCAAGGCTGAAGTATGCAGAGCTCTGGAATGTCCCAGAAATCCAGCTGCACATGGGTTTTCCTTTAGTTTTTGTGGTGATATCTAAGTTATGCTGCCCTGAACCTTCCAGAGAAGTGCTGCATTGCTCTGTGCCTTAAAATGTTACAACCCATAATCAtacacagcccagcccaagtGTTTAGAGTTTGTCCCACTGAACTCATACGTGTAAAATGTTTCAGATTGACGGGTCATCCAGTCCCTTTCCTTGCCCCTGAAAAGCTTGCCCTCTACCATCCCCATAATCCCTGTTTTGAAGCAAAACTCCCCTGGTAATAGATCTCTAGAGACTTCTGAAAAACCATTGAACAGCCCAATGGTTGTAGGTGTGTGTTTGCAGTTCCATGAGTGCTGCAATCCTCTCAAGCTTAGGACTGTTGCTCATTATTTGTCTTTCTTCTGCATGGTCTGTAGGGGTATGGTTCTGCTATGAATATTCTGCTCTTTCACTCCAGTGCCTCGACTACAGCAGCGGAGCCCTGACTGGGGACCTCTGTGAAGACCTGTGTGTGGCACAGAAGCTGGTGTACAAACACTGCCTGTACTATGACAGAGGTAAGAAGGTCATCCAGGCTGATTGGAGAGGCCAGCCCATCatactgaaatccaaaaaagaaagcttttcaaGCTACCAGCACCTCAGTATGCTAGAGGAGGTGGAAACACAGGATATCCCCGAAACAGAGCTTCTGCTTATGGTAGCTTTGGAGGTCAAAAATGCCCTGGGGCTAGAACTGTCTAACAATACCATGGGGCCCCTGTGGACAAGGAAGAAGGGACCACGTTGGAAAGCACAGGTGGCCAGCATGTGGTCCTTGCTCCAGCAGGAAGAATATATCTACTTCAGTTTGCTGCAGGACTTCAGCAAACATGTGCTACGAATTATTGGCTCTTGTGGACACTTTTATGCTGTGGAGTATCTCACAGCTGGACATGCCTGGCACAAAACtctttttcccttggaaaacGTGATGGGCCCCTCCCTTAGTGGCCACAGGAGTAGGGTGAGAGCCATCATTGACATTGCTCTCAGCTTTCTGGACATGGTGCAGCACTTTGATAACGATTTCTCTCACCGCCTTCACCTGTGCGACATCAAACCAGAAAACTTCGCTATCAGGCACGATCTCACGGTAAGTTGGGCCTTTGGGGTGGTGTTCCAGGAACTTGAGGTCAAATTCTAGTCTGAAGGTGGCTGTGTAAAAATGACACTTCCCTCCTCGCACAGCTTTTGGCTAAGTTTTTGCAAAGCCAATGAATTTACAAGCATCAAGGGagattctctgctgcttttcctctttgtaATGTGTACAGTCACATTTTTGGAGCACTAAATCCTGCTGCTTATTTTGAAAACTTCTTGCTcgcttctgttttgtttcacttCTTCAAAGGCACCGGTGCAAGGTCCCTTGGATGTGGTGAGGGATGCCTCCTGGAGACAAGGGGATTTCAAAAGCTCTAAATGAAGCTGTAATTTGAGTCATATTTCTGGTAGTgatgctgaaatgaaaaaactGTATGAATTTGAAAGCTAAGGCTGAATTCATGGTCTGACACAAGGGGAACTCCCCACATCCAAACACATATTTGTGCTTTGATGGTCAGTTTACCTGGTCTGGAAACTATGCAAGGACAGCAACATGAAACTCCCTACTACTGTCATTCTTTGACTTCTCATGGTGCAGCTGTAACTCAGACCTGATAGCTGTGTATATTTTCTAAGTAGTAGTGCAGCTCACATTCAGTCTGTGGACAGAAATTCCTCTGGTTTTGGTTGGAATTTTGCCTACAGATTGGAGGTACCGTGCAGTGAGTGTTTGAATTTAGGCCCCAAATTTGCGGTGTCATCAGTGGTGTTTCTGCACTCTGAGTGAATATAAAGCATTTTCAGGGACTTTATTTTTAGTACTCACTGAGTGTTAATGTAACACTTGTATCTTCAGAGTACTAGACAAACAAAAACCTAAACATAGAGCCATTAGGAGCAATTAGAGTGTTTCTCCTTcacccttccctcccctcccattGTTTATTCAGGTGCAATACAGCAGCTGAGCATGGAATGGGCGAGGAGATACAGCAAGAAACCGAAGCAAGCTGTAGCACTACTTAGGCAAAGCAGGAATTCCTCAAGGCAGGCTTTGCCCATCTTCCTCAGTTACTCAGGGCTGTAGCTGCCTGTGGCTGAGCACAGGCCAGAGCATCTGTTTCACAACCTACTTACAGGAAAATAGATTCCATTTAGGGAAAGGGGATGAATACCGGATGTGTCCTCTCTTCTGAGTCCTTTTGGTGAGGCTTGCTTTGCCAGGATGTTCCAGTGACCAACCAGTTCCAGAATGGGAACACCGCAATGCAGCCTCTTTTTatctcttctgtttgttttaagCAGCTTTTTCACTTGCTGGTTTCTTGTATGGGATAATAGAAAAACCTCACAATTGTACCACTATTCCTTATTTGAGTAATGAGACTTCTAATGCCCAAAGAAATGTGCTTGGAATGCAATGGTTTTACTTTGAGGATTATTTTCATGTGGTGGGGATAAGCCTCCAGCCTTCAtgtgctctcctgctgcaaAGCAAGGAGCTGTCTGGTAGATCATCCAGGAGAAATTTAAGCTGCCATGGAGCTACATAAGGTACAAAGTTAGAAGGAGGTTTGGGTGAATCCACAATACTCTGGGAGAGCTTCCTCTTTTACCAATAATtgagagaaaactgaaaagatCACAGCACATTAAACATGACTTTAAATCAGGTCATGAGCCAAGTTGGGTCCTTcctgtatttccttttttcatcaGCTATGATCATAGCAAATCTCACCAAAATGTAGCTGTTTATAGGCAAAGTGTCAGCTAGATGTGTCTCCACAGGCTCTAGCTGGATGCCTACACATTTTTGTAACAGATGAATTTCAGTGAAGACATTGAACCCTTTGGCAGCCAGTATTTGGGAACCAGGGCTGCTTTTCCTAGTGGAGCACTGGATACGATTGTCAAATGTGCTGGCAAACACCCCACCTGGGAAGTGGAACAGTGATTCTGGAACTGGGGAAACCCTGCACTTCTCTCACTGTCTCTTCTCCAAAGAATTGAacagcaaaaccacagaaagCTTTAGGAagtaaagaacaaaaaaaaaaaaaaaaaaaaattcaaaacaaaacaaatttgcCTGTCCAAACATGTAAAATTCCTTAGGCTACATCATCATTATAGAGCTCTccaaaatgcttaaaaatactTATGTTTTTAAGATAAGCCTCATCTCTGTAAGATTTTTTCCCTATGGAAAAAGGAGTAGAACAAAATGAAGATTAGACTATGTTCTTTATTTTGCCTGTGGAAGGTTTATTTGGCCTTCTACCAAACCAGACATCTTTAGTTCCTGGGGTTGATCCAGTTGCTGTTCCAGTCACATTGTTCGTCTTCTCCTGTTACGTGGGAGGTcgaatctgaaaaataaaactatcaTTTGAGCCCAAGTAACTCTACTTTGCCCAGGTCCCTGACCTTTTCCTCTATGAAAATGTGTGTCAGATGCTGAGAGAAAACATCCCTGATCCTGACTGTCAAGTGTGAAATGCAGCTGTGAACATTTGCTGGCTGCACATCCCTGATGTTGGAGACAGGCTTCCTTCCCTGTGGTTACCCACAGCTTGGCTCACATCAGGCAGctggatttctttctttctttccctctttattgctgtgatttctttaagtGAAGCATTCAGGGGTGAGGTGGCATTGGCAGAAACTGAGCCCACAGCCTTTCCAGAGAGGTCTCAcccccagcatgggcagcagtTCTGCCAACACtttgtgctgtgtctgagagCCTCCTGCCAGGGGAGGAAAGGGACTGACCGCTTTCACTCAGGGTTTTTCTGCTGTGACCAGCTTCTGGCTGGACTCTGTTACAGGACGTATTTCTGCACCATAAGAACAAGAACTGTGCACAATAAATGTGTCAAACCATAGCAAAGAAGACTGCACAAAGCCAGACCCAGCTTTCACCAAAGTCAGGgatctcctcctgcagctgaacAGACTCAAACCCGTAGAATGCAAGGATAGGTTTGCAGGAGCTGTACCAGGTGCAGCTGTCCTTGCACATCCCACTGCTCCTCTCCACAGTGGCAAAGTCAGGGGTTTAGTCTGAATGCTGAGTTCTAAATGACACTGTCTGGCCCATGGGTAATTGTGCACCATCATGTAATTGAGAGGTTGAGGTGCCATCTGCATCTGCTGCACCAGCAAGTAAATCCATCCTCAGATTGGATAGGTCCACTTTAAGGTGAATCAGTCCAATTGACCCCAGGTGTGCACattcacaaataatttttccattccTGGTGTCATAAGCATTGGCTTTTATTGGTTTTTGTTAAAAAAGTGGTGTTTATAAGGTTAGTGTGGCTCAGTTAAGTGAAATGAAGCCCCTGTGATCCCGGTTCCCCGCCAGCAGATGCTCTTAGCACAGCATTTcccaaagccagcagcaaagaatgcctgctcagccctgtcccagaggctgtgctgggccagaTCTGATGGGATGTTTTGATTCACAGGTGGTGGCCATTGATGTGGATATGGCCTTTTTTGAACCCAAAATGAGAGACATCCTGGAACAGAAGTGCACAGGAGACGAAGATTGTAATTTCTTTGAttgcttttcaaaatgcaatctgaaaatcagaaaatgtgGAGCACAGAGAGCCAATAACAACTTGCAAGTGAGTAAACACAGCTGTTTTATGCATCCATTCCTTTTAAAATCACACTGACTATAAAATGCATGGGATGTACAAGGAGACCCTGAGATGAAGACAGTCAGTTTTTAAACATGTCCACCTAAGTGTCCTGTTCAGAAATCTTGTTTTGGGGCACATAAACAGATCTTTATATTCTCTCTATATAGTGTTTATTTGTCATGGTTTTCTGGGTGTTAGCCCAGTGCCACAGACAGGAGAGCAGAGTAAGCAGGGGCAGGGGATTAGCACTTCTGTCTCCACTGACAGTAAACTCACATTCTTGAGTTGCACTTCAAATCCTGTGTTCatttctgggcccctcacttcaagaaagacattgaggttcTGGAGAATGTCCAGAGAGGGCAATGGAGGAAAGACATTGAGGTTCTGGAGAATGTCCAGAGAGGGCAATGGAGtgatgaagggtctggagcacaaggagagggagctggagatgtttaggctggaaaaaaaggaggctcagggacaTCTTATGGTTTTGgtaactacctgaaaggagaaTGCAGTGAGGTGCATCttttctcccaagtaacaagtaGCAGGACAAGACAAAATGACACCAAATTGCACCAGGGACGGTTTAGGTTGAATATGAGGAAAAATTCCTGTAAGAATGGTCAAGCATCGGAACAGGCTTCCAAGGGAAATGATGTAACCACTGTCCCTAAGTGTTCAAAAAACTTGTAGATGTGTCactagggacatggtttagtgatggacttggcagtgctgcatTGACacttggactcaatgatcttaaaagtcttttccaaccttggTGATGCTATGGTTCTGTGGAAGTTGAGGCTGTCCAAGTGTAAGCAGTGGTTGTGATTCTCCACTCTACAGATGCGGCGTCTGGGTGTACTGGAAAGGGATGTCCATGGGGTTCTTGGCTTTGGGATGAGGTGTCTTACAGCTCACCCACCTTGTGTTGGTGGGAGGCACTGACAAAACAGGCTGGGGGGGCTGCAGCTTGTTGGCCTTTTGCCTGCTTCTCCCACCCTCTCACCCTCAGCACTCGTTATGCAGAATCATAGgattatttaggttggaaaacacctttAAGATCAacaagtccaaccattaacccaacACTTCCAGGCACACCAACAGATCACACCTCTAGTGTCACACCTccatgtcttttaaatattcCAGGGATAGTGACTCATCtaattccctgggcagcttgttccagtgcttgacaaccaTTTtggtaaagaattttttcctaatatccagtctaaacctcccctggcacaacttgagccatttccccttgtaTTGCTTGTCACTTGGGGGCAGAGGCTGATCCTCACCTGGCtccaacctcctttcaggtacttATAGAGGACTATAAGGTCCTCCCTCAGCATCCTCTTTCCTAGACTAAACaacccagctcccccagccacTCCTAAGATGTGTGaagtgcaggagcagcctgagaAGGGCCATCCCTTAGCTAGAGCATTGCCTTTATGGATGCTCCTTTCCAATACCTTCCTCTTTGAATGGCTAGAGGCACTTTGGATTCAGATGACATTTTGCTGCAgtcccagggaagcagcagggcaTTAGTGGTAGCTCCTGAAACACAACGATCTGCTCTGCTGAATTTGCAGGCAATCCTGAcatgggaagagatgagaatcttgacttcatgtttcagaaggctgatttatttttttatgatatatattatattaaaactatactgaaagaatagaagaaaggatttcatcagaaggcgagcaaggaatagaaaggaatgataaaatcttgtgactgctcacagcctcgacacagctgtcattggtcatcaattaaaaagaatttcacatgctgggtaaacaattctccaaatcacattgcaaagcagcaaaacatggagaagctgaaatttctcaggagaaaagaacctaatgaaaggatttttcataaaatatgtctgtgagaccgctctttttcctttccccaggtCATTTGTGACAAGATATTCCGCCGCTGGTTTTCCCCCAGTCTCAGAGGAGCGCTGgtctccctgcccctgcagctgcagctgcagcaagccGTGCAGGAGTGTGCTCAGCCGGGGCTCGCGGGTGCCACGGGGCACCAGGGGGCTCTGAAATCCCTCTCGGAGCTCTACCACCTGCTGAGGGTCACCCAGCGGGAGCTGCAAGGGCCAGGGTAGGCACAAAGGGCAGCGCATCCTGCACAGGCCACACCCCATCTCTCTGCCGCCCTCCTAACCCTGGATTTTACAGCACAGAGATTGCTTTTCTGCTATGCAAATGAAGTTCAtagctgcaggtgcagcacgTCCTGATGAAACCCTCTAAAATGTTAAATTGCTTTACATGGATTCTGTTCTTGCTTGTTCTCCGGAGGAAGCACTGCCCCTCTCCATCAGCATACAGCACATCCTTCTGGGCTGCAGTCGCTGCTCAGATAGCATCTGTCTGAGGGTGCTGCTCAGAGGATGCACTGACAGAAGAAAAGTGTAAGTGCAGCAAAACTCgatcaataattaaaaaaatgggTGGGTGGGTGTGAATAAGTACATGCATGGTGTTTGTTTTAGTTTCTCTGTCAAATGAGGTGAGTTTTTACAGTAGATATAGAGCATtttgtgtgggaaaaaaaaaaaaaaaaagaggggatcTCGAACAGGGACATGTGCTGTCACACAAGGAAAGAGTTGCTTTTGTATAAAGCAGTCCTTCCTGATGTCCCCAAATGCATTTCCTCTGGGCCATTGCATTACCTGTGCCATTGCTGActcttttggggaaaaattatataaaGGTACTTTGGACTTTTCTAGGGCAAAATAATTATACCCCTGCTGAGCTCCCATGTGGGTACTCATATTCTGCAGTGAAGAGGTATGAATAATGCTACTGGATTTTCCCTTGTGAACAAGCCCTCAGGCACTTGTACATCAGAGCACTTGATAAGAAGCACTCCTTTGCCAGAGAGCAGAATTGCCCAGGAATGTCAACAATCTGTCATTTGCGCAGAACAATATCCAGAGGCAGAGTTTTCttccattatatttttttaatgaacaaaaggaaactttttttGTACAAATTCATTATCTTGTGATCAGTTATGTAAATAAAGATCTCTAGATTAACTTGAAAACATTATCTTGAAAACATTAACTTTGCCTTTCAAatgtgcagagctgtggctggggaAACTAAAATGGGTTCAGGAGACATTATAAGTGTGTAGGCCCAGTACCAGGCAACGTCCCCATGATCTGGTTTTGGCATGGGGAAATTACAAAGCCCACAAACAGGAATCTTAGCAGCCTATGGCAGCCCTCAGTTGGAGGAATCAATTTTAAGACCCACAATACTGGTTTGTGGATGTGAGACATGTAACAACACTTAATCTGCACCATCTTTATGTCTCTCAGCCTTATGGCAGCTGTGAAGCCTGTGAGCACCAATTAGACAAAAACTTTCCATTTCTGGAATGGTTCTTTAAAGTAAAGCTAAAGACTGCCTGTGACCGGAAAAATGGAAGCTGTTGAGGAGACCTTGACCCCTTAAAACCTAGCTCAAATTTTCAGactggtgctgctgtgtttttatatatatttcttgcAATAAGCTAccatagttttaaaaatcatgcAAGGCCTCAAGAAAATTCATAGCAAGAACAAGGTCAGATGCTTTGTCTGGGGCTGGACAAGCTGCTGCTAAGGTGGAGCTCCAACTTAGCAGATCCTGAATGGTAAAGTTGCTCCCAGTCCATGCTTCTCCTTTAACCAGGCAGGCAAAGAATGCTTCAATACTTTAAGATCATTCTTTGCAAAAGCAGCAAGGCAAAGCAGAATAAGAAGAAGCACAAATTCCAGAACAAGCCCTGTTACAAAGTCATGAAATAGatggagaaaataattaagGACAGAAATTAGATTGTGGCAAGGGAGTGAAGATAGGTAAAGTATcagtgagagagaaaacaagaaaagataGATGaagggaaaatagaaaaaaaaagaagtaaaaaagaCATCAGCCTTTGTAGAAACATGATTTATGATGCAAGATTCAATAAAGTGACATTTAGTCTGGGGAAGATGAGGCTGAAGATAAACATGATCACTCTCTTCA is part of the Ammospiza nelsoni isolate bAmmNel1 chromosome 1, bAmmNel1.pri, whole genome shotgun sequence genome and encodes:
- the DIPK1C gene encoding divergent protein kinase domain 1C, whose amino-acid sequence is MRGIPGFKRLRLKIWRRCALLLLLLWAACWVLVSAALFLLHRSVFSESCTDEKSHRILARLCLDYSSGALTGDLCEDLCVAQKLVYKHCLYYDRGKKVIQADWRGQPIILKSKKESFSSYQHLSMLEEVETQDIPETELLLMVALEVKNALGLELSNNTMGPLWTRKKGPRWKAQVASMWSLLQQEEYIYFSLLQDFSKHVLRIIGSCGHFYAVEYLTAGHAWHKTLFPLENVMGPSLSGHRSRVRAIIDIALSFLDMVQHFDNDFSHRLHLCDIKPENFAIRHDLTVVAIDVDMAFFEPKMRDILEQKCTGDEDCNFFDCFSKCNLKIRKCGAQRANNNLQVICDKIFRRWFSPSLRGALVSLPLQLQLQQAVQECAQPGLAGATGHQGALKSLSELYHLLRVTQRELQGPG